Proteins found in one Quercus robur chromosome 2, dhQueRobu3.1, whole genome shotgun sequence genomic segment:
- the LOC126712965 gene encoding uncharacterized protein LOC126712965, producing the protein MNRPGDWNCRSCNHLNFQRRDSCQRCGEPRPGERGDYGSFGGRGGGSGSSFGFSTGPDVRPGDWYCAAATCGAHNFASRSNCFKCGASKDESSGGGYEGDNMSRIRGFGFGSGSGSGSSSRSGWKSGDWICTRSGCNEHNFASRMECFRCNAPRDSGGKSPYSS; encoded by the exons atgaaCAGGCCAGGAGATTGGAATTGCAGGTCATGCAACCATCTCAACTTTCAAAGGAGGGACTCATGCCAGAGGTGTGGGGAGCCAAGACCAGGTGAGAGAGGTGACTATGGAAGTTTTGGAGGGAGAGGTGGTGGCTCTGGCTCATCTTTTGGGTTCAGTACTGGGCCGGACGTCCGGCCCGGTGACTGGTACTGCGCCGCTGCAACCTGTGGGGCCCACAACTTTGCTAGCCGGTCAAACTGCTTCAAGTGTGGTGCCTCCAAGGATGAATCTTCTGGCGGTGGATATGAAGGTGACAACATGAGTAGAATAAGAGGCTTTGGCTTTGGCAGTGGCAGTGGCAGTGGCAGCTCCAGTCGCTCTGGCTGGAAATCTGGCGACTGGATTTGCACTAG GTCTGGATGCAACGAGCACAATTTTGCTAGCAGGATGGAATGTTTCCGATGCAATGCCCCGAGGGACTCAGGTGGCAAGTCTCCATATTCATCCTAG
- the LOC126712966 gene encoding uncharacterized protein LOC126712966, with translation MLMGSPQSAETKTTTTSDSLSVQESPCLFSDLSPIKPVKAAQVAQGFPRFNSPPLVFTSSRISSNSETFLLKRPQDLLSSKEEISCNDDKEKKSADDPGESKKSVTQLCRVFITDAHKDAEIKKYAQAQPCSSSGCVDEYFADPVELDTVHSVDSANASLNQSSILPESSATGLPASKNTIKFDDKHDMGKDAGTEVKAPLILSKQAQEDLHGKPTFDVKSLNTKELQRDGRWPTDVCPTIESDLSVDHAFQRQQYEDASCQNAGGGQQGGCDSTPQSLSKPSQIVQVCEDNGENVATIPHRPVGNLILHNPEASENQRGLRRRCLQFEEALLNTIENSAGSLDPTNEVTTSRSPATVAELKSLESSHADLIAASSRRQVIQSRTSLYPPRYSGNSPLSISKPSSIGLHLNSIVNAVPVTCGATARLKLAEDYMGVQGMKSASVMNFHSLEKMKSCPISSNVVEKIAFIAEDVRYKTKASIAASSALCESPHTTEPLNLLKPIEYDTTPHDKRKFNSEEVDSNEEYSQVSPKKKRKKTSSTIDGDGCKRCNCKKTKCLKLYCDCFAAGIYCAEPCACQGCFNKPEYEDTVLEIRQQIESRNPLAFAPKIVQHVTEFNNREDRNQVPPSSVRHKRGCNCKKSMCLKKYCECYQANVGCSSGCRCDGCKNVYGKKEEYGATELGVTKEMVRERAGEEKFEGIFNEKLEMVATEEDFLQAELYDQHFTPLTPSFQYSSNGMAEPKSQLLSRRYLQSPESDLTILSSCADKPKAPETLNSSDMLLQSKESLNVGSYDWQLDYNNVEVMDQFSPKGDAVSNICHLTPLSDQPLTAMASSTSSKMREWKNISPVQLSPGTAYVSSSGSLCWRSSPITPMSRFGGTKSLQGLNPNSGFCDILEDDTPEILKDCATPRNSVKISCPNWKRVSPPKRHSRELGSSSSGDLKSGRKFILQGVPSFPPLTPYVDSKGSTNQKASNIEDNNSR, from the exons ATGCTAATGGGTTCCCCTCAATCTGCTGAAACCAAAACCACAACTACCTCAGATTCTCTGTCAGTTCAA GAATCCCCTTGTCTGTTTAGCGACCTTTCGCCAATTAAGCCTGTCAAGGCTGCGCAAGTAGCACAAGGGTTTCCTAGATTTAATTCTCCTCCTCTTGTATTCACATCATCACGCATAAGTTCAAACTCTGAAACATTTCTTCTCAAGAG GCCTCAGGACCTTTTATcatcaaaagaagaaatatcTTGTAATGatgacaaagaaaagaaatctgCTGATGATCCTGGTGAGTCCAAGAAATCTGTGACCCAATTATGCAGGGTGTTTATCACTGATGCTCATAAAGACGCTGAAATTAAGAAATATGCTCAAGCACAACCCTGCAGTTCCTCGGGATGTGTTGATGAATACTTTGCTGATCCTGTGGAGTTGGACACTGTTCATTCTGTGGATTCAGCCAATGCATCTCTGAATCAATCTAGTATATTACCTGAATCATCAGCAACTGGCTTACCTGCCTCAAAGAATACCattaaatttgatgataaacATGACATGGGTAAGGATGCAGGGACAGAAGTAAAGGCACCACTTATTTTATCAAAGCAAGCTCAAGAGGATCTCCATGGAAAGCCAACATTTGATGTGAAGTCACTTAATACTAAGGAACTACAAAGGGACGGTCGATGGCCAACTGATGTATGCCCAACTATTGAGTCTGATTTATCTGTAGACCATGCTTTTCAAAGACAACAATATGAAGATGCATCCTGTCAG AATGCAGGAGGTGGCCAACAGGGTGGTTGTGATTCTACTCCTCAATCACTGTCTAAACCATCACAGATTGTTCAGGTGTGTGAAGACAATGGTGAGAATGTGGCAACAATCCCACATAGACCTGTTGGGAACCTTATCCTGCACAATCCTGAG GCCAGTGAAAATCAACGAGGTTTGCGTAGACGTTGCCTTCAGTTTGAAGAGGCTTTATTGAACACTATTGAAAATAGTGCTGGCTCCTTGGATCCTACTAATGAAGTAACCACTTCAAGGTCACCTGCCACTGTTGCAGAATTAAAAAGTTTGGAATCATCTCATGCAGATTTAATTGCGGCTTCTAGTAGGAGACAAGTGATCCAATCTAGGACTAGTTTGTATCCTCCACGATATAGTGGAAACTCTCCCTTATCAATTTCCAAGCCATCCAGTATTGGCTTGCATTTGAATAGCATTGTCAATGCTGTGCCGGTAACTTGTGGTGCCACTGCAAGGCTCAAACTTGCAGAGGATTATATGGGAGTACAGGGGATGAAGTCAGCATCTGTCATGAATTTTCATTCATTGGAGAAAATGAAGAGTTGCCCGATTTCATCAAATGTAGTTGAGAAAATTGCATTTATTGCTGAAGATGTGAGGTACAAAACTAAGGCTTCAATAGCTGCAAGTTCTGCCCTTTGTGAGTCTCCCCACACTACAGAACCTTTGAATTTGTTGAAGCCTATAGAGTATGACACAACTCCACATGATAAGAGGAAATTTAACTCTGAAGAAGTTGATAGTAATGAGGAGTACAGCCAAGTAAGccccaaaaagaaaag AAAGAAAACTTCAAGCACCATTGATGGTGATGGTTGCAAGCGTTGTAACTGTAAGAAGACCAAGTGTTTGAAACT TTATTGTGATTGCTTTGCTGCTGGAATCTACTGTGCTGAACCATGTGCTTGCCAAGGGTGCTTTAACAAACCTGAATATGAAGATACGGTTCTTGAAATACGTCAACAAATAGAATCCCGTAATCCACTTGCTTTTGCTCCCAAGATTGTACAACATGTCACTGAGTTCAATAATCGG GAAGACAGAAATCAAGTGCCCCCATCCTCTGTGAGGCACAAAAGAGGCTGCAACTGCAAAAAGTCAATGTGTCTTAAGAAATATTGCGAGTGCTATCAG GCTAATGTAGGATGCTCCAGTGGATGTCGGTGCGATGGATGTAAAAATGTCTATGGCAAAAAGGAAG AATATGGTGCTACTGAGCTTGGTGTGACAAAAGAAATGGTTAGGGAGAGAGCTGGTGAGGAAAAATTTGAAGGCATATTTAATGAGAAGCTAGAAATGGTGGCAACCGAGGAAGATTTCTTACAGGCTGAGTTGTATGATCAGCACTTCACTCCATTGACACCATCATTTCAGTACTCAAG TAATGGAATGGCTGAACCAAAATCCCAACTTCTTTCTAGAAGATACCTCCAATCACCGGAATCTGATCTTACCATCTTGTCATCTTGCGCGGATAAACCAAAAGCTCCTGAAACTTTGAATAGCAGTGACATGCTTCTGCAAAGTAAAGAATCACTGAATGTAGGTTCTTATGATTGGCAACTAGACTACAATAACGTGGAGGTAATGGACCAATTCTCACCAAAAGGTGATGCAGTTTCAAATATATGCCATCTAACTCCACTATCAGATCAACCCTTGACAGCCATGGCTTCTTCAACTTCATCCAAAATGAGAGAGTGGAAGAACATTTCACCAGTTCAACTCTCTCCTGGAACTGCCTATGTCTCATCTAGTGGTTCCCTTTGTTGGCGTAGTTCACCAATTACTCCGATGAGTAGGTTTGGTGGGACCAAATCGCTTCAGGGCCTTAACCCTAACAGTGGGTTTTGTGACATTCTGGAAGATGACACTCCTGAGATATTGAAGGATTGTGCTACACCACGTAACTCTGTTAAAATAAGTTGCCCAAATTGGAAGCGAGTTTCTCCTCCCAAGAGGCATTCGCGTGAGCTAGGGTCAAGCTCTTCAGGGGACTTGAAAAGTGGCCGCAAATTCATATTGCAGGGTGTCCCTTCTTTCCCACCTCTAACCCCTTACGTTGATTCCAAAGGCAGTACCAATCAGAAAGCTAGCAATATTGAAGATAATAATAGCAGATAA